The Polyangia bacterium genome has a segment encoding these proteins:
- a CDS encoding biopolymer transporter ExbD: MSSLDDAAAEDDSLLASINIIPFVDIVLVLLIIFMLTSATIVRSSLKVELPKAASGGSRVETTLNLIYTKDDKLQVNGQPVPSLAAASVLVRQAAAANPKTQAVIAADKGVAYGRVVELIDLVKANGVTAFALDVERGPAPPTGESAAPPASAP; the protein is encoded by the coding sequence ATGAGCTCGCTGGATGACGCCGCTGCCGAAGACGACAGCCTGCTGGCGTCGATCAACATCATCCCCTTCGTCGACATCGTGCTGGTGTTGCTCATCATCTTCATGCTGACGTCGGCGACCATCGTGCGTTCCAGCTTGAAGGTCGAGCTGCCGAAAGCGGCCAGCGGCGGCTCGCGGGTGGAGACCACGCTGAACCTGATCTACACCAAAGACGACAAGCTGCAGGTGAACGGCCAGCCGGTGCCGTCGCTGGCGGCGGCCAGCGTGCTGGTACGGCAGGCCGCGGCGGCGAACCCGAAGACGCAGGCGGTGATCGCCGCCGACAAGGGCGTGGCTTATGGCCGCGTCGTGGAGCTTATCGATCTGGTGAAGGCCAACGGCGTCACCGCGTTCGCGCTGGACGTCGAGCGCGGACCGGCGCCACCGACCGGCGAGTCCGCCGCGCCGCCCGCCAGCGCGCCGTGA
- a CDS encoding ATP-binding protein, with product MKLPFKLPRLPGRFEWKILAALFIVASLPLGTAAYLLSATLNRVSTITDQHQKEVRASLGDAIEVYRAYFTQTKESFRDRTNEIAAGTFSRAAELAEVPDLLRARLLAGDRVVDEWAAPPAVLERAREAPPNLVELSGSTKETPRLLELTFGISKDVYSNFLALRSAMEREQELDRVFPLVLPMIFRGLAIAMVTILAFATALGLFVARRATGRVAILREAARRVGEGDLRVRVFPRGRDELDELGRAFNRMVAELGEARSRLEYLQKVSAWQEVARRLAHEIKNPLTPIQLAVQELGSKYRGDDPAYAHLLSTAQEILREEIDGIRRLVDDFSAFAKLPKVEPAPVDLAQVVEDFLRAHAEWQSCVRIERPSERVDALCDRMLIRRVLTNLVENAVQAAEGAGRPPEIVLRVAGDPARRVAELIVDDNGPGIAAADRERIFDPYVTTKENGTGLGLAIVRKVVIDHGGDVTALQAPPPLGGARLRVELPQSSTTRQRAVTDGSL from the coding sequence ATGAAGCTGCCTTTCAAGCTGCCGCGCCTGCCCGGGCGCTTCGAGTGGAAGATCCTGGCCGCCCTGTTCATCGTGGCCAGTCTGCCCCTGGGGACGGCGGCGTATCTGCTGTCGGCCACGCTGAACCGCGTTTCCACCATCACCGACCAGCACCAAAAAGAAGTGCGGGCTTCGTTGGGCGACGCCATCGAGGTGTACCGGGCTTACTTCACGCAGACGAAGGAATCGTTCCGCGACCGGACCAACGAGATCGCCGCCGGGACATTTTCGCGCGCCGCCGAGCTGGCCGAAGTGCCCGATCTCTTGCGGGCGCGCCTCCTGGCCGGCGATCGGGTGGTCGACGAATGGGCGGCGCCGCCGGCGGTGCTGGAGCGCGCGCGCGAGGCCCCGCCCAACCTGGTCGAGCTCTCCGGCTCGACCAAGGAGACGCCGCGCCTGCTGGAGCTGACCTTCGGGATTTCCAAGGACGTTTACAGCAATTTTCTGGCCCTGCGCTCGGCGATGGAGCGGGAGCAAGAGCTGGATCGGGTCTTCCCGCTGGTGCTGCCGATGATCTTCCGGGGCCTGGCCATCGCCATGGTGACCATCCTGGCCTTTGCCACAGCGCTGGGTTTGTTCGTCGCCCGGCGCGCCACCGGTCGGGTGGCCATCCTGCGCGAAGCCGCCCGCCGCGTGGGCGAAGGCGATCTGCGCGTGCGCGTCTTTCCGCGCGGCCGCGACGAGCTGGACGAGCTTGGCCGCGCGTTCAACCGCATGGTGGCGGAGCTGGGCGAGGCCCGTTCGCGTCTGGAATATCTGCAGAAGGTGTCGGCCTGGCAGGAGGTGGCGCGCCGACTGGCTCACGAGATCAAGAACCCGCTGACGCCGATCCAGCTAGCCGTGCAAGAGCTGGGATCGAAGTACCGCGGCGACGATCCGGCGTACGCGCACCTGCTGTCGACGGCGCAAGAAATCCTGCGCGAGGAGATCGACGGCATCCGGCGGCTGGTCGACGATTTCTCCGCCTTCGCCAAGCTGCCCAAGGTCGAGCCAGCGCCGGTGGATCTGGCGCAGGTGGTGGAAGATTTCCTGCGCGCCCACGCCGAATGGCAAAGCTGCGTCCGGATCGAACGCCCGTCCGAACGAGTGGACGCTTTGTGCGACCGCATGCTGATCCGCCGCGTGCTCACCAATCTGGTCGAGAACGCCGTGCAGGCCGCCGAGGGCGCAGGCCGCCCGCCCGAGATCGTCCTGCGGGTGGCCGGCGATCCCGCCCGCCGGGTGGCCGAGCTTATCGTCGACGACAACGGCCCCGGCATCGCCGCCGCCGACCGCGAGCGCATCTTCGATCCCTACGTCACCACCAAAGAAAACGGCACCGGCCTGGGCCTGGCCATCGTGCGCAAGGTGGTGATCGATCACGGCGGCGACGTCACCGCGCTGCAGGCCCCGCCGCCGCTGGGCGGGGCGCGCCTGCGCGTCGAGCTGCCGCAATCTTCGACCACCAGGCAACGCGCCGTCACCGACGGAAGTCTGTGA
- a CDS encoding MotA/TolQ/ExbB proton channel family protein, whose translation MQNSTGGLVQTLLGLPVFRSEWVLYLLLGLSVVSIAVMVERWVFYRRHRVDADALRVALTKLLDAGDFQAAAKLLSQHDSLQTNVVLVGLQSYEKGPESVEDLIAGALGQEKNRYEKRLAFLATLASNAPYVGLFGTVLGIVRSFRDLAANMADASQAVMAGIAESLIATAVGLLVAIPAVVAFNVYKGKVKDAVTGGQTLARVLLAQLKAAEPVRNREAAE comes from the coding sequence ATGCAGAATTCGACGGGCGGTTTGGTTCAGACCCTGCTGGGGCTTCCGGTCTTTCGATCCGAGTGGGTCCTTTATTTGCTGCTGGGGCTGTCGGTGGTCTCGATCGCGGTGATGGTGGAGCGGTGGGTTTTCTATCGCCGCCACCGCGTCGACGCCGACGCCCTGCGGGTCGCGCTGACCAAGCTCCTTGACGCCGGTGATTTCCAGGCCGCGGCCAAGCTTTTGTCCCAGCACGACAGCCTGCAGACCAACGTGGTGCTGGTCGGCCTGCAGTCGTACGAAAAAGGTCCCGAGTCGGTCGAAGATCTGATCGCCGGGGCCCTGGGCCAGGAGAAGAACCGTTACGAAAAGCGGCTGGCCTTTCTGGCCACCCTGGCCAGCAACGCGCCCTACGTCGGCTTGTTCGGCACGGTGCTGGGCATCGTGCGGTCGTTCCGCGATCTGGCGGCGAACATGGCCGACGCCAGCCAGGCGGTGATGGCCGGCATCGCCGAGTCGCTGATCGCCACCGCGGTCGGCTTGCTGGTGGCGATCCCGGCGGTGGTGGCGTTCAACGTCTACAAGGGCAAAGTAAAAGATGCCGTCACCGGCGGACAGACGCTGGCCCGCGTGCTGCTGGCGCAGTTGAAAGCCGCCGAGCCGGTGCGCAACCGCGAGGCGGCCGAGTAG
- a CDS encoding energy transducer TonB, which produces MSVRSVGNKDARHGQMDQRPPFTERRRLRRAAARVLMRARTRQGLTAEQRALDPLSRARVRPLARAAIAVAALLIAAAIHVAVVGIGRLIGGNESGRRERIEQTVRVEVREPPPPPPPPVEEKKPEPPPEKPLRPPPIKAAKQPPPPEAPPPKAPARIVGLSLESTTEGGNGPAFAVGTTRAGETAERAQVPQEAPRQAPAPVAAPAPVKNAVASRIPVAGVSYVPPQFKGGRKEPPYPPLLKTQGIEGDVGVMVSIDPTGKVTKVKVIAPSTYDEMNESARATAASQEFEPATRDGAAFPYTLTYTYHFRLESQ; this is translated from the coding sequence ATGAGCGTGCGTTCGGTCGGGAACAAAGACGCGCGGCACGGACAGATGGACCAGCGTCCGCCGTTCACCGAGCGCCGGCGATTGCGGCGCGCCGCCGCCCGCGTGCTGATGCGCGCGCGCACGCGGCAGGGCCTGACCGCCGAGCAGCGGGCGCTGGATCCGCTGTCGCGCGCCCGCGTTCGTCCGCTGGCCAGGGCGGCCATCGCCGTGGCGGCGTTGCTGATCGCGGCGGCCATCCACGTCGCGGTGGTCGGCATCGGCAGGCTCATCGGCGGCAACGAGAGCGGTCGCCGCGAGCGCATCGAACAAACCGTGCGCGTCGAGGTCCGCGAGCCACCGCCGCCGCCGCCGCCGCCGGTGGAAGAAAAAAAACCCGAGCCGCCGCCCGAGAAACCGCTGCGCCCGCCCCCGATCAAGGCGGCCAAGCAGCCGCCCCCGCCCGAGGCGCCGCCGCCGAAAGCGCCGGCGCGGATCGTCGGCCTCAGCCTGGAGTCCACCACCGAAGGCGGCAACGGCCCGGCGTTCGCCGTCGGCACCACCCGCGCCGGCGAGACCGCCGAACGCGCGCAGGTGCCGCAAGAGGCGCCCAGGCAAGCGCCGGCGCCCGTCGCCGCCCCGGCACCGGTGAAGAACGCGGTCGCCTCCCGCATCCCGGTGGCGGGCGTCAGCTATGTGCCGCCGCAGTTCAAGGGCGGCCGCAAAGAGCCGCCCTATCCGCCGCTCTTGAAGACGCAAGGGATCGAAGGCGACGTCGGCGTGATGGTCTCGATCGATCCCACCGGCAAGGTCACGAAGGTCAAGGTGATCGCGCCGTCAACCTACGACGAGATGAACGAATCAGCGCGCGCCACCGCCGCAAGCCAGGAGTTCGAACCAGCCACCCGCGACGGCGCCGCCTTCCCTTACACGCTGACGTACACGTACCACTTCCGCCTGGAGTCGCAATGA